AAGACCGCCCGGACAGTACGAATTGGATAAAAAAAAGTGATAAGGATCCCTCCTTTTAAAAAATATTTCTTTCTGAATCGCGAATTCGATCCTTCCTGTATGCTGAATCGAATAATTTACAAATACACTACATCGTCTTTATAATACATTGAGAGAAAAAGGAGGAGGTAATCGCGGATGTGACGGGTTATGAGGAAGTTGTTGCGGATGTGTTCTTTTCCGTTCGTACCAAGTTTTTGGGCATAGTCCGGCTCGTTGAGCAGTTGCTTGAGGTAGAAGGCAGTTCCTTCGACTGAATAAGTTAGTATTCCTGAGTACTTGTGGGCTATCTGGAGGGGAATCCCTCCTACTGCAGAGGCAATGACCGGTTTGGCTTTCCAGAGCGCCTCCGCCACAGTTAAACCGAATCCCTCTTTCAGCGATTTCTGAAGGACCACCGAAGATGCCCGCTGAAGTGCATTGATCTCCCTGTCGCTGGAAGGCGGCAGGAAAAGGACATGGATATCCGGATCATCTGCAGCCTGTTCCCGAACTTCCTCGAGCACTTTCATACCTTCCGGGTCATCGGTAGCTCCGCCGCCGGCCAGAACAAGCTGGCAGTCAATATTTTTTTTAACCATTTGATATACCCTTATTACTCCGACAGGGTCTTTCAGGTAGTCGAAACGGGATATCTGAGTGACAATCGGACGTTCTTTATCAATACCGAATTGCTCAATTATAGAGTCGATTATTTCGGGGGGAAGGTCCTTATTCTTTTCGCTGAGCGGATCTATGGACGGAGAGATAAGCATCTGGGGAATTTTCAGATCCCGTGAAAATGCAGGGGCTGAAAAAACCATGGAGTCGTATTGCTCGATATAGGTTTTAAGAAAATCCATAACGTCCTGCTTTGGCTTGGTAAAATCAATATGGCATCTCCATATCCATTTTTTCCCTAAGCTCTTCTTCTTTTCAACGAGTGCTACCGGCTGGGGATCGTGGATAAAAATGATATCTCCGTATAGGTTCATTTCCTGAGCATTGTGACGGTTCACTTCCAGAAAAAATTTGTATTCTTCCGGAGAAATTTTCTCATCAATTCCGTGCAGGGCATTATGCATTTTTTTTGTGATGTAAAAAAACCTTTCGTTTCCTTTGATTACTTCCCATCGGGCATCCACTCCCAATTCACGGAGCAGGGGGATCATGCGGGTGAGAATTTCTGCCACACCTCCTCCCACCGCGGTGGAATTGATATTTTCGATGGTTTTCCCACTCAATTTCCCAGACAGGAACGAGAGTTCGTCTATGACATGCTGACCCACAATGGGTATGTATTCTTTAAGTTCCGGCATACTTTTCAACCACCTGTATGATTTTTTCACGTAAGCCTTCCAGTGTTATGGTATAAGGATCAAGCCTGGAAAGTTCCTTTGCAATACGCGCTTCCCCAATGCCTTTGAACCAGGCGGTGAAATCGTTTTCATCTTCGGCGAGGCGCAAACGAGCTTCGAAGACATGGTAATAGAGAGAGTGGTAATTTATCATTCTGACTGCTTCTATGAACTCGTGCGGGTTATGGGAGACATATGGTGTGGGCAAAACGAATAACTTGCAGCTCATGAAATGGAATTCTCCGCCTTCCGGGGCATCTACCACATATTTCCCTTTAGACAGGTAATCATGCAGAATTCCGAGTAATCCATTACGCAAATCTTCCACATT
The Candidatus Latescibacter sp. genome window above contains:
- a CDS encoding glycosyltransferase, with the translated sequence MPELKEYIPIVGQHVIDELSFLSGKLSGKTIENINSTAVGGGVAEILTRMIPLLRELGVDARWEVIKGNERFFYITKKMHNALHGIDEKISPEEYKFFLEVNRHNAQEMNLYGDIIFIHDPQPVALVEKKKSLGKKWIWRCHIDFTKPKQDVMDFLKTYIEQYDSMVFSAPAFSRDLKIPQMLISPSIDPLSEKNKDLPPEIIDSIIEQFGIDKERPIVTQISRFDYLKDPVGVIRVYQMVKKNIDCQLVLAGGGATDDPEGMKVLEEVREQAADDPDIHVLFLPPSSDREINALQRASSVVLQKSLKEGFGLTVAEALWKAKPVIASAVGGIPLQIAHKYSGILTYSVEGTAFYLKQLLNEPDYAQKLGTNGKEHIRNNFLITRHIRDYLLLFLSMYYKDDVVYL
- a CDS encoding DUF5752 family protein translates to MSEPFYFFSQAELIQLLGITARNPVELVEGLKRVPTLSIYYHTHKFLQQHHYLSPEPPNDFAYWLTNILNLKELGEAVASVDILIYRNVEDLRNGLLGILHDYLSKGKYVVDAPEGGEFHFMSCKLFVLPTPYVSHNPHEFIEAVRMINYHSLYYHVFEARLRLAEDENDFTAWFKGIGEARIAKELSRLDPYTITLEGLREKIIQVVEKYAGT